The Thunnus maccoyii chromosome 9, fThuMac1.1, whole genome shotgun sequence genome includes a region encoding these proteins:
- the rtn4r gene encoding reticulon-4 receptor, which yields MKTVIIDGGRLLFLVMWLNLVPQTDSCPAKCVCYSEPRPTVACQQQGLFSIPTEIPVRSQRIFLQSNKLTVVRSTSFSSCHNLTVLWLYSNNISYIEAGAFYGLEKLEELDIGDNSNLRTISPTAFRGLTKLHTLHLHRCGLSELPVGVFRGMFSLQYLYLQDNNILTLHDDTFLDLANLTYLYLHNNKIKIVTDNMFRGLINLDRLLLHQNRVIYVQPRAFSDLGKLKSLFLFFNNLTVLTGETMDALVSLQYLRLNGNQWICDCRARTLWDWFKRFKGSSSELECNIPEFLAGKDLKRLKSEDLEGCVETPQIQTNLFSSKGQSGKFPSTENPLGDTIPRCCLGDNDKSSILSGKSRQITNNPLKEKENMSKTKYKEPERTKNETQNKQNDGPLGTLTNTLDKSLENLNPDLIDNLESSTASNKKKKKCSKKPKSDAHCIKGRASTLQVLRFLFIPMIWISLAMS from the coding sequence GGGGGCGACTCCTGTTTCTGGTGATGTGGCTGAACCTTGTGCCTCAAACTGACAGCTGCCCTGCCAAGTGTGTGTGCTACAGTGAGCCCAGGCCCACTGTGGCCTGCCAACAACAAGGACTGTTTTCCATCCCTACTGAGATTCCTGTGCGGAGCCAGCGGATATTCCTCCAGAGCAACAAGCTAACAGTGGTGAGATCTACCAGCTTCAGTTCTTGCCACAACCTCACTGTTCTCTGGCTATACTCTAACAACATCAGCTACATTGAGGCTGGAGCCTTCTACGGCTTGGAAAAACTGGAGGAACTGGACATTGGAGACAACAGCAACCTCCGCACCATCAGCCCCACAGCTTTCCGGGGCTTAACTAAGCTGCACACCCTCCACCTGCACAGGTGTGGCCTGTCAGAGCTACCCGTTGGGGTTTTCCGAGGAATGTTCTCCTTACAGTACCTTTACCTGCAGGACAATAACATTCTAACCCTGCATGATGACACTTTTCTGGACCTTGCCAACCTTACCTATCTCTACCTGCACAATAACAAGATCAAGATAGTAACGGACAACATGTTTCGAGGCTTAATCAATCTGGACCGGCTGCTGCTACACCAGAATAGGGTCATTTATGTCCAGCCAAGGGCTTTTAGTGATCTGGGTAAGCTGAAATCCCTGTTCTTGTTCTTCAACAATCTTACTGTCCTGACGGGGGAGACTATGGATGCGCTGGTGTCCCTCCAGTATTTGCGTTTAAACGGGAACCAGTGGATCTGTGACTGTCGGGCAAGGACCTTGTGGGACTGGTTCAAACGTTTCAAAGGTTCCAGCTCTGAGTTGGAGTGCAACATTCCCGAATTCCTGGCAGGAAAGGACCTGAAACGACTGAAAAGCGAAGACTTGGAGGGGTGTGTGGAAACACCTCAAATCCAGACCAATCTCTTCAGCTCCAAAGGACAATCTGGGAAATTCCCTTCCACTGAAAATCCTCTGGGAGACACCATTCCCAGGTGTTGCCTTGGAGATAACGACAAGTCTTCTATCCTGTCTGGCAAAAGCCGCCAAATCACTAACAACCCCCTTAAGGAAAAGGAGAACATGTCCAAGACTAAATATAAAGAGCCGGAAAGAACGAAAAATGAGACCCAGAACAAGCAGAATGATGGACCACTGGGAACCTTGACCAACACCCTGGACAAGTCTTTGGAAAATCTTAACCCCGACCTTATAGACAATCTGGAATCATCTACAGcatcaaacaaaaagaaaaagaagtgttCCAAAAAGCCCAAATCAGACGCCCACTGCATCAAAGGCCGGGCTTCTACTTTGCAAGTGCTGCGCTTTCTCTTCATTCCCATGATCTGGATATCTCTAGCCATGTCTTAG